In Nicotiana tabacum cultivar K326 chromosome 19, ASM71507v2, whole genome shotgun sequence, one DNA window encodes the following:
- the LOC142173563 gene encoding uncharacterized protein LOC142173563, protein MKFLTNLVYGITFGASQFVVNQVYGIFDSKEEHIQQYVVKVQALLARFQEWSITHIPRKDNAKANALANLGSSTEIQGSESGTVVQLMKSALDINYSEVNSTSLVWEWRNEIIDNLEHGKLPLDPKASRVLRAKDARYSFKKGQLYRKSFQGPLAWCLGASEANYFMIEVHEGICRNHSGADSLVLKLVRAGYYRPRME, encoded by the coding sequence ATGAAATTTTTGACAAATCTGGTCTATGGAATTACATTCGGAGCTTCACAGTttgtggtaaatcaggtctatggAATTTTTGACAGCAAAGAGGAACATAtacaacaatacgtggtaaaggttcaAGCTTTATTGGCACGATTCCAAGAATGGTCAATAACTCATATCCCGAGGAAAGATAACGCGAAAGCAAATGCATTGGCAAATTTGGGCTCATCAACAGAAATCCAAGGATCAGAATCAGGGACGGTAGTACAGCTGATGAAATCAGCCTTGGACATAAATTACTCTGAGGTAAATTCGACTAGTTTGGTCTGGGAGTGGAGAAACGAAATAATCGATAATCTCGAGCATGGAAAGTTGCCCTTAGACCCCAAAGCATCAAGAGTGTTACGCGCCAAAGATGCACGTTATAGCTTCAAGAAAGGCCAATTGTACAGAAAATCCTTTCAAGGCCCGTTGGCCTGGTGCTTAGGAGCATCAGAAGCTAACTATTTCATGatagaagtccacgaagggatatgccGCAACCACTCAGGTGCAGATTCTTTGGTGCTAAAATTAGTTCGGGCAGGATATTACCGGCCCCGTATGGAGTAA